The following are encoded together in the Primulina tabacum isolate GXHZ01 chromosome 18, ASM2559414v2, whole genome shotgun sequence genome:
- the LOC142533452 gene encoding bidirectional sugar transporter SWEET15: protein MAILGDHHSSAVAFGILGNIVSVLVYFAPLPTFVRIYKEKSTLGFQSVPYNVAFFSAVLWLYYAFLKKNAILLVSINSFGCVIETFYIVTYLYYATRKAKIETARLFCLMNVVTFPIMFALTFFIFKESERTQVVGWTCVAVSVSVFAAPLSIVFQVVKTRSVEYMPFPLSFFLTLSAIMWFAYGLLKRDLCVALPNVIGFFLGLLQMVVYVIFRKPTPQISINNNVVDDRDKFPEHVLTIMVLGTPEVHPIDSKNRGNEMIQLKNTKDEEAADPRDDFVPCSINVEPSPVNLEKD, encoded by the exons ATGGCTATCCTAGGCGATCACCACTCCTCGGCGGTCGCATTTGGCATCTTAG GCAACATTGTGTCAGTCCTCGTGTACTTTGCTCCATT GCCCACGTTCGTGAGGATATACAAAGAAAAATCGACCTTGGGGTTCCAATCAGTGCCTTATAATGTGGCTTTCTTCTCCGCCGTGCTGTGGCTGTACTATGCTTTCCTCAAGAAAAATGCGATTCTTCTGGTCTCAATCAACTCTTTCGGATGCGTTATTGAGACATTTTACATCGTCACCTATCTTTATTATGCAACCAGAAAGGCCAAG ATTGAAACTGCCAGGCTCTTCTGCCTTATGAATGTGGTGACATTTCCCATAATGTTTGCGCTCACATTCTTCATATTCAAAGAATCAGAGCGAACACAGGTCGTGGGATGGACCTGTGTTGCTGTTTCTGTCAGTGTTTTTGCAGCCCCTTTAAGCATTGTG TTCCAAGTTGTCAAAACGCGCAGCGTGGAGTACATGCCGTTCCCTCTGTCTTTTTTCTTGACACTCAGTGCAATCATGTGGTTTGCTTACGGCCTACTCAAGAGAGATTTATGTGTTGCC CTTCCAAACGTGATCGGATTCTTCTTGGGACTGCTACAAATGGTGGTATATGTAATCTTCCGAAAACCGACGCCGCAAATTAGTATCAACAACAACGTCGTCGACGACCGTGACAAGTTTCCGGAGCACGTATTGACAATAATGGTTTTAGGAACACCAGAAGTGCATCCGATAGATTCCAAAAATCGTGGAAATGAAATGATTCAATTGAAGAACACCAAGGACGAGGAGGCTGCTGATCCGCGAGATGATTTTGTGCCATGTTCAATAAATGTTGAGCCGAGCCCAGTGAATCTGGAGAAGGATTGA
- the LOC142532569 gene encoding uncharacterized protein LOC142532569 isoform X1: MIREALFGRELSSLPHAKPTPRNASAVFGSGKLNGKFGGRKHVFSCIGFISNVRVLRGEKNEAVLRACSDPPPSEMSPAAGGKMQACRTKESQIS; the protein is encoded by the exons ATGATTCGGGAGGCCTTGTTTGGAAGAGAATTAAGCTCACTTCCACACGCAAAGCCAACGCCAAGAAACGCCTCCGCCGTGTTTGGCAG TGGAAAATTGAATGGTAAATTTGGGGGCCGGAAGCATGTTTTCTCTTGCATTGGCTTTATAAGCAACGTTAGAGTACTGCGTGGTGAAAAG AATGAGGCTGTTTTAAGGGCATGTTCTGATCCACCTCCATCGGAAATGTCGCCGGCTGCCGGTGGAAAAATGCAAGCATGTAGGACCAAAGAATCACAAATTAGCTGA
- the LOC142532569 gene encoding uncharacterized protein LOC142532569 isoform X2, translating into MATAWGAFWGTRVLEIVKKHDSGGLVWKRIKLTSTRKANAKKRLRRVWQNEAVLRACSDPPPSEMSPAAGGKMQACRTKESQIS; encoded by the exons ATGGCGACGGCATGGGGTGCATTCTGGGGAACAAGAGTTCTGGAGATTGTGAAGAAACATGATTCGGGAGGCCTTGTTTGGAAGAGAATTAAGCTCACTTCCACACGCAAAGCCAACGCCAAGAAACGCCTCCGCCGTGTTTGGCAG AATGAGGCTGTTTTAAGGGCATGTTCTGATCCACCTCCATCGGAAATGTCGCCGGCTGCCGGTGGAAAAATGCAAGCATGTAGGACCAAAGAATCACAAATTAGCTGA
- the LOC142532229 gene encoding serine/threonine-protein kinase PBS1, whose product MGCFPCFDSKEEETLNPHEHRDDHKEVYPNIPSNISKLSSGADRLKTRSNVGIRKEPSVLKDLLNPQIAAQIFTFRELAAATCNFRPESFLGEGGFGRVYKGRLPNGQVVAVKQLDRNGLQGNREFLVEVLMLSLLHHSNLVSLIGYCAEGEQRLLVYEFMPLGSLEDHLHDLPPDKEPLNWNTRMKIAAGAAKGLEHLHDKANPPVIYRDFKSSNILLGESYFPKLSDFGLAKLGPTGDKSHVSTRVMGTYGYCAPEYAMTGQLTVKSDVYSFGVVFLELITGRKAIDSTLPQGEQNLVAWARPLFNDRRKFSKLADPRLQGKFPIRGLYQALAVASMCIQEQAAGRPLIGDVVTALSYLANQTYDPSIAVGSVNRIALEKDDSRSKDERGGRISSTGEGGGSGRKWNLDGFERDDSPRENAKNLNRDLDRERAVAEAKMWGENLRKNNACSKNF is encoded by the exons ATGGGTTGTTTTCCTTGTTTCGATTCGAAGGAAGAGGAGACGCTTAATCCCCATGAACACAGAGATGACCACAAGGAAGTTTATCCCAACATCCCTTCCAATATATCGAAATTATCTTCCG GGGCAGACAGACTAAAAACAAGAAGTAATGTCGGGATAAGAAAGGAACCATCGGTGCTTAAGGACTTGCTGAATCCGCAGATTGCTGCGCAAATATTTACTTTTCGTGAGCTAGCAGCCGCTACTTGTAACTTTAGGCCTGAGAGTTTCTTAGGGGAAGGAGGGTTTGGTCGTGTGTACAAAGGGAGGCTTCCAAATGGTCAG GTGGTTGCCGTTAAGCAGTTGGATAGAAACGGGCTTCAGGGTAATAGAGAATTTCTTGTTGAGGTTCTCATGCTTAGCCTTCTGCATCATTCTAACTTAGTGAGTTTAATCGGTTATTGTGCTGAGGGAGAACAGAGGCTTCTGGTTTATGAATTTATGCCATTGGGATCGTTGGAAGATCACCTACATG ATCTTCCACCAGACAAAGAGCCACTAAATTGGAACACCAGAATGAAAATAGCAGCCGGTGCTGCTAAAGGGTTGGAGCATCTCCATGACAAGGCAAATCCTCCTGTCATATATCGTGATTTCAAGTCGTCCAACATATTACTAGGTGAAAGCTATTTTCCGAAGCTTTCCGACTTTGGACTCGCTAAGTTAGGTCCTACAGGAGACAAATCACATGTATCCACCAGAGTCATGGGAACCTACGGCTATTGTGCGCCAGAATATGCTATGACTGGACAATTGACCGTGAAATCAGATGTCTATAGTTTTGGAGTCGTATTCTTGGAGCTCATCACTGGACGCAAAGCCATTGACAGCACCCTTCCACAGGGAGAACAAAACCTTGTTGCATGG GCACGTCCGTTGTTCAATGACCGTAGAAAATTCTCGAAACTGGCGGATCCAAGACTGCAAGGTAAATTTCCCATTCGTGGGCTTTACCAAGCTCTAGCAGTAGCATCCATGTGTATCCAAGAACAGGCTGCAGGTCGTCCCTTGATAGGAGACGTAGTTACTGCCCTTTCTTACCTGGCTAATCAGACGTACGATCCCAGTATAGCTGTTGGCAGTGTCAACAGAATTGCTCTGGAGAAGGATGACAGCAGAAGCAAAGATGAGAGAGGTGGGAGAATATCAAGTACCGGAGAGGGGGGAGGATCAGGACGAAAATGGAACTTGGATGGATTCGAGAGGGACGATTCTCCAAGAGAGAATGCGAAAAATCTGAACCGGGATTTAGACAGGGAACGCGCCGTTGCCGAGGCTAAAATGTGGGGTGAAAATTTGAGGAAGAATAATGCATGCTCAAAGAACTTTTGA
- the LOC142532568 gene encoding NAC domain-containing protein 83: MDHKLNFVKNGVLRLPPGFRFHPTDEELVVQYLKRKVLSYPLPASIIPEVEVCKSDPWDLPGGSEQERYFFSTIEVKYPNGNRSNRATSSGYWKATGLDKQIVSSRSGHQPVGMKKTLVFYRGKPPKGSRTDWIMHEYRLINAHSSDPQTKLSAQENWVLCRIFLKRRNNKNEGDVTPQQNVAAPSGPVFFDFMARERADLNLFPASSSSGSSGITEISKNHETDDHEESSSCNTLANTSRRKPCLQK, encoded by the exons ATGGATCATAAGCTCAACTTTGTGAAAAATGGTGTGCTGAGATTGCCACCTGGTTTTAGATTTCACCCCACTGACGAAGAGCTTGTAGTACAATACCTGAAGCGCAAGGTGCTGTCCTATCCTTTACCTGCTTCAATTATCCCTGAAGTTGAAGTCTGCAAGTCTGATCCTTGGGATTTGCCAG GTGGCTCTGAGCAAGAGAGGTACTTTTTCAGCACCATAGAGGTCAAGTATCCAAATGGGAATCGGTCGAACAGGGCCACGAGTTCAGGGTACTGGAAGGCAACAGGTTTAGACAAACAAATCGTGAGTTCCAGAAGCGGCCATCAGCCTGTTGGAATGAAAAAAACTCTGGTTTTCTACAGAGGGAAGCCTCCAAAGGGAAGCAGAACTGATTGGATCATGCATGAATATCGCCTTATCAACGCACATAGCTCCGATCCACAAACCAAACTTTCAGCACAG GAAAATTGGGTTCTCTGCAGAATATTTTTGAAGAGGAGGAACAACAAGAACGAGGGTGATGTTACGCCGCAGCAAAATGTGGCCGCCCCTTCGGGGCCGGTTTTCTTTGATTTTATGGCTAGGGAGAGGGCTGATTTGAACCTATTCCCGGCTTCATCGTCCTCCGGTTCAAGTGGGATCACGGAGATCTCGAAAAACCATGAGACGGATGATCATGAAGAAAGCAGTAGCTGCAATACTCTGGCCAACACTTCAAGAAGGAAGCCATGCcttcaaaaataa